One Fuerstiella marisgermanici DNA window includes the following coding sequences:
- a CDS encoding ImuA family protein, with amino-acid sequence MADRSTAIQNLRADLCQFQHALRLKDRVKNAVSTGISALDNILPDQGLLRSTLSEWIAAEPGSGTISLAMRAAGQAQHEGPLIIVDRPRRFYAPAFPAVGVCLRNTILVRPKSRGDELWAVEQSLRCPGVGAVMCQIDRLRTQEFRRLQLAAESGTAVGLLIRPASARRQSGWADVRLLISAGWPASRFGVTLGNASAGRSTTRRASNAEVTEANAGRPRVFHRRLEVRCVYAKGAMADQTVELEVCDETNTLRLAAKVSDSTAALQAAGA; translated from the coding sequence TTGGCTGATCGTTCCACAGCAATTCAAAATCTGCGAGCCGACTTGTGCCAGTTTCAACATGCACTGCGATTGAAAGATCGGGTAAAGAATGCGGTGTCGACGGGAATTTCTGCGCTGGACAATATCCTTCCGGATCAGGGACTGCTGCGAAGCACACTCAGCGAATGGATCGCGGCAGAACCGGGCAGCGGAACGATCTCTCTGGCGATGCGAGCCGCCGGGCAGGCTCAGCACGAAGGTCCGTTGATCATCGTGGACAGGCCGAGGCGTTTTTATGCGCCCGCTTTTCCGGCGGTCGGAGTTTGTCTGCGGAATACGATTCTGGTACGACCGAAATCGCGTGGTGACGAATTGTGGGCGGTGGAACAGTCATTGCGATGTCCGGGCGTGGGAGCGGTCATGTGTCAGATCGATCGTTTGCGAACTCAGGAGTTTCGGCGACTGCAACTGGCAGCAGAATCAGGAACGGCTGTTGGCCTGTTGATTCGTCCAGCGTCAGCACGCAGACAATCCGGTTGGGCCGACGTGCGACTGCTCATTTCTGCAGGATGGCCGGCAAGCCGATTCGGAGTAACGCTCGGAAACGCTTCCGCTGGTCGCTCCACAACAAGGCGAGCATCAAACGCAGAGGTGACCGAAGCAAATGCTGGAAGACCGCGAGTGTTCCACCGTCGTCTTGAAGTGCGGTGTGTGTATGCGAAGGGAGCGATGGCCGACCAGACTGTTGAACTGGAAGTG
- the lexA gene encoding transcriptional repressor LexA, with translation MHQQALTAIQARVLEFIRQEVHSTGRAPSVREIQAEFGYKSPHTPQFHVNRLIEAGYLRREPGHRGLQLLESRGLRLLGTVAAGPPIEAIEEEGERLDVSGFSDDNHFALRVRGDSMIEECIADGDHVIVRKQATCDDGDLVVARIGDEATLKRFYRERQKSRIRLQPANSGMKPIFCKASDVVIEGVVVGVIRLMA, from the coding sequence ATGCATCAGCAGGCTTTGACAGCGATTCAGGCGCGAGTTCTGGAATTTATTCGTCAGGAGGTTCATTCGACCGGCCGAGCTCCCAGCGTGCGCGAGATTCAGGCGGAGTTCGGGTACAAGTCGCCGCATACACCTCAATTTCATGTGAACCGACTTATAGAGGCCGGTTATCTGCGTCGTGAACCCGGACATCGCGGACTGCAGCTATTGGAATCACGAGGACTCAGGCTGCTGGGAACGGTCGCCGCGGGACCGCCGATTGAGGCCATTGAGGAAGAAGGCGAGCGTCTGGACGTTAGTGGTTTTTCTGACGACAACCATTTTGCGTTGCGTGTGCGCGGGGATTCGATGATTGAAGAATGCATTGCGGACGGTGATCACGTCATCGTGCGGAAGCAGGCGACCTGTGACGACGGAGACTTGGTGGTCGCTCGAATCGGAGACGAAGCAACACTGAAACGTTTTTATCGCGAACGGCAGAAAAGCCGCATCCGATTACAACCAGCCAACTCAGGCATGAAACCGATTTTTTGCAAAGCCAGTGATGTCGTGATTGAAGGTGTCGTCGTCGGTGTGATTCGGTTGATGGCTTAA